A stretch of DNA from Polyodon spathula isolate WHYD16114869_AA chromosome 4, ASM1765450v1, whole genome shotgun sequence:
aaatctacttcacttaatgtttttccttcattatgcaagtcaaggttgttataatagtagaacaTGCTAGTGGGggatttgagtaaattgttgatactcataatgcatcagagtagaaaaatgcaacatgtctaagacttttgcacagcagtgcgtgtgaatacagtgcctatagaaagtccttgaacttttttcacattttgttgtgtcagtgcctcagagtttaatgcattaaatgaggatatttttccacttatctacacaccatactccacactgttaaggggaaaacagtttttttattgagaaaaaaattatatattaaaaatataaaactgaaagatcataattggataagtctccacccccctgagtttatTGGGAtatgtctctaccaactttgtacacctaaatttggcaatatttgaccattcttctttacaaaactgtcaagatctgtcaagttccttgggaagtgttgatggacagcaatcttcaagccatgccataaattttcgattggatttaggatggggctctgactgggccactcaaggacatttatctttttggtccttagccactccagtgtagctttggctgtgtgctttgggtcgttgtcatgctgaaaggtgaacttccgtcccagtttcagctttcttgcaaagggcagcacgttttcctcaaggacttctctgtactttgctccattaattttcccttttatcctgacaagtgccccagtccctgccagtgagaaacatccccataacatgatgctgccacctccatgcttcacagtagggatggtgttctttgggtacgctttacatttaggccaaaaaattccgttttaatttcgtcagaccacaacaaaactttttgccacatgactacagaatctccttagtgttttcttgcatacttcaaatgggattcaaggtgggctttcttgattaatggcttccttcttgtcaccctaccatacaggccagattcgtggagtgcttgggatattgttcacatgcactttgaccagtcttggccataaaagcttgtagctcttgcaaagttgacattggcctcttggtagcctttctgatcagtctccttcttgctctgtcatccagtttggaggaacggcctgatctaggcagggtcttggtggtgccatacaccttccacttcttaacaatcatcttgaccatgctccaagggatattcaaggcctttgatatttttttatacccatcccctgatctgtacctttcaacaactttgtaaccctaattatccctttaattgggttgagttaactaggggggcaataactttttcacacctgaagattgcatgtttgattaccttgcacatcaaacctgatctcaggcacagtttataccttacatatatactTCAAGCCCACTTAATGTCACTTCAAAAGGAGGCGAGCATAAATTGTGACAATAAGCAGAGTTGACATCATCAATAACCTAACAAACCAAACAACCATGTACAAATGTATCcgattgaagtttttttttttcatactttccTGTATGCATTCTTTTGGTTGTAGAAGCCACTTGAGCGTTGTGATAGGCACTCAAAATTGCATTCCTGCATTCAATTACTCTCAAAATATATAATTGagagtttggttttttttttatttcctttctcgGGTAGAGCAATTATTTCAGTCTTCGTGgctatgtttaaatctttttgtttctgatacttttttcattttaatatgcaatagtcaaaaaacacacttatacataataaaataacacatgtgTGTACTATTATGTACATTTCACAGCCTGTATTGTTTTCATGTCAAAAGCAGTTCTGATTGAAAAATAATAGAATACCATAATAAGATCCTTCCACACAGCTACAGACTTCAGGTGATTTCCAGCAATTATAacgcaacaacaaaaaaaagagaataattgCAGAGAAAACTGCAATTATTATGATTGCTTTATAACACTTACTCAGCAGTTGTTGAATATATTTTGTGAAATGCAAACTAGTTGATACTGTTTCTTCATTTGCAGCAAAAATATTGAGATCAACATAGGGCTTAAAATCTGTGAGCACTGTTCAccttgatgtatttatttttgtaataattattcAAGAATGAAATTATCTTTCATTGATGATGACTGTAATAAAGTGTAGTAATCAAATAAACATTCCTTTTGAGTTATGATTTGTTCTTTCTCAAGGTGGTCATTTTTAGATTTGATGCTGTATAAAGATGTTATGTAACAAAGTAGATACCACACCTCTGCTGATCATCAGAATTTAAAGCACAATTTAGAATACAACAAAGAATCAACACAGGAATAATATTTATTGGTGTCCATAAAAATCacttacatttatcatttactaCAGATAAATAACCTGCTCTACCAGAAGGACCTCTGTATATGGTTTATATTGCTCACAGAGCAATGTACTGTAGATTACTAGGAAAGGTCTTTTCCTATTCACACAGCGCCAAGTTCTTTGATTGCAGTTTTGCAAGATGATCTGAAATGCCTGCTTCTATCTTATCACACTGAGCAAGGCAggcctgaaacaaacaaaaaaaaaaaaaacctaaaattatAAAATACTCATTTAAAAATCGTTCATTAAGATAATAATGTAGATGCATTAACACGtggaaaaagaagaaattaataataataatacaaaatgtagaTGTGCAGGAATGTAGGGataaaaccaaccaaaaaaaaagccttgtaaCCTTTTCTTGTACCTGAAAACGATTAGTTCTTCTTATGAAATCCAGGAATGTAAATCAGGAGCAGAGCAGGGCAGTCAATGGGGAAGAAATGCAATACTGTAACACTATCAGCTTTTAAAGAAATGTCCCATTATTGAAATTAACAGAAAAGTGTACAAATTGTATATAGTTGGTTTGACATTCCCacctttcagtttatttatttatgtgcttgCCTTAGTTATGTGTGTACTTTATAGAAGAGAGGAAGAACACATCTGAGCACAATATCTATCTAATAACTCACCTGAACAGTTTTAATCAAAGCTTTCTTCTTCATTCTGCAGTCACTAAAATTTTCAGGCAAACTCTAAAAACATGGGagattcaatatttattttaatttggcgTTCATTGTTATTCCTGGCAATTAAACATATTATAAACAATTTCTGTTATGGGAATTTCTTGTTTTCTTGTGTTAACATTTGATGGCCCATTTTCAAATAGCCAGTGGCTTTAAATGAACCACTCCATACTGTACGTTCAACTTATAGGCACAGTAACATCAACTAAGGTGTTTGTCACATCAAATAAGTTTAACAtcttaaaatgcagttttgatctttctttgtcaatgtttgttttcttttactataATGTAACAATATTCACCTACCATGGCATCCATCTGTTCAAGGATTTTCATAAACTGTTCAGCTGCCACCTTAACTCGCTGATCTAGCCTGTTTAAAGCTTCAGCCTGAAGGTGCTTTGCTAAGAAACCCTGTGACACACCAGTAAAATGCAAACCAATTAATCAATGTTGATCAAGCTATTGTACATGCACATATCCACCTGGCTATTAATTCCCTATCTTGTTTCTGGTCATTTTTATTACAGAGACTAAGAATTGATTTTTTGCTCACCTCAATAGAAGTGAACTTGGTTGCACTATTTCTTATAATTATGACCGAACTTTGTTAACTTTTCTTTGCATTGTGTTGGTAATAAACATGTACAAACTAGTCAAAAACTGTACAAACCTTGTATTAAATgtatgacatttgttttattaggGGCTGTCCACAATGATCATAATTTTCTGAAATGGCGCAGCTTGCTCAGGGGAACTAAAACACCACCTCAACTCGAGGGAACTCTCAAATGAGAATAGGTATATAGGTGCATTTTACAGACCCCATTTTGATTACCCAATGGTTCATGGATTGACAGAACCTAAACCTGGCCAAGCTCTCAGAACAATCTGCACAAACCAAATACAAAACTTACTAGGGGTGGCGTGATTGTTTGTGTTTGATgaattattttgctttgtttacatgATATGTTGTAATGTAATGTTCACTTGTACTGTGATACAGTACGGGACCACAAGCCCAGcacagctcattgtagttcaccaattGGTTCCTGAATGaagattaaaaatgtgttttatagttagTATGAATAAATACTAATTATAAGAACAAAGATTGTCTTCTGTTACTGTTTCATTACACCTCTGATACTTACATTCTTTAAACCTGTTAGCTCACCATCAACTTTTTCCAGTTTCTTGGACGTCTGATCTACTGACTTCTCTAGATCCTTCAATATCCTCAGTTCTGCCTCTTCCTCCGGGCTATTCTGTTGtcaagaatgaaaataaatatactttcTTTGTATTAAaagcacaacaataaaataattatatatataataataacaaaacagaaaccagaATTCAACCACACTTTGCATTATACAGTGCTGGCAAAAGGTTGCATGCATGCTGTGTAGTGACCACTTTTAAGTGAACAACAACACAAGTGTCGTTTCTGAATATGACAACAGAATTTTATAACACATTCCACGCACAGAATTATCAAAATCTGTTCTCAACATTTACATAGCCTTCAGTAGCTTAGCCAATCAGTTGCTCCTTTTATGGAAAACAAGGTCACCACTGGTGGTCAGATTTGAGCGAGAACTCTTGCAAAAGTAGATCACCATAAACCAGATAAAAATAACCTCTTAAGATAATAAATTAGTTTTCTGTAAAAATGttaatcattttaatgttatacaaCTAGTAAGTAGCAACGTCATCATTACACTGCTCTTACATGCAACTAAATTGTTTAGTGATTTTTAGAATATTACAGTTGTTTTACgtatttatatatagaaaatatgaGCATATACACTTTGCACTTTTCATTATCTGCTGCATTATTTAATTGTGTATATTGTCAACTTCCTTTAGACACACAAGCAAAATTAAGGTATTGCTGTGCTTTATAAGGACTGTTACAGACCTCTCTATACTCATTTCATACTGGTAAGCGGGATTAACTTTATATAGTACTTACCCTTTTTCCAATCATCATGACTTTACAACCTTGTTTCACACCAAAACTTGATAAAGGCTGTTCCATCTCCCTTAGAGACTTGCCTTGTGGATAAGAGGAAAACATGGCTGTATTTACTGATGTAAACTGGTTCTAACTTAAGTAGACTTTGTTATTTAAGTAGTTCCcaacacagtaaacataaaaaaatacaaattagcccTTTAATGCACTGCCTGCAATGAAAGCctgaatatgttttattaaattgtatttctttaattaaagtagtttttttaaattattattattgcatattgttttttaaaacagggCTTGGAAATGTGTAACTTATTGCTGCCATCTAGTGAATACCGCTAGGACGTACACCTTTGTACAGTGCAGCTTACCTTTAAAGATAAGTTTTTGTGATGTAAGAGGTACGCCAGTGACCTGAGCAATAGCTTCCGCCAAATCATTCAGTAGTGGCTCATTACTCTCTCGTCCTCTCACTTCGATGTTATGTTTGGTGGTTCCTGAAACCAGAAGACGGGTATTAATTATGTGTATGCAAACAGAGATGTCTGTCTATTTCTACTAGAACGCTAATAATTGTAGAATTGCTTTGCTCTTCTGCTAAGCAAACTTTTCTGATGCCAAACAAACTGATAAACACATTTGCATCATTCTAAAACGGCTTGTGTAGGCTATACCCGAACTATTCTAGTCAGTTAGTTTCTCCATTTTACCCCAACAAGTGTACTGAAAATGAACTGTATGAAAATTATTTGTATGTCAGATTAAAAAAATTGGAGTTCTTACatagaatcatatatatatatatatatatatatatatataatatatatatatatatatatatagacacacacacacacacacacacaccgggcAGAATATAGAAAATGGAAAATTTATCAGATATAAATACTTCCCTTTTTTTCGGGGGAAAGTGGGAAGCAAAGAAACGCAGTGTTTGTTGACCTACATTTTATGCCACCGTCAGCCACACAAGAAAATGATCCATAGTTTCCCTTTACCAACGTAATAACAGTCTACACAACCCAGTGTTTTTAAACAAggctcaaaaaataaaacaataccatGTGCAACTGTCAATGTCACTGCGTTTTCAGCCATGTCTGCGGAAGGTGTGCGCAAACATTCAGACACTTCCTCTGCAGACAGGAAGCCCACAACCCCTACCCATCAAATGttgttttacacacattttaGTCTATAACTTTGTGTGAACTACTGTACCATTATTTCCACACAATATATGTGTACATCCATATTGTTGCTGTTATTAATACAACGATAAAAGCTGTTTCATTGGTAGAGATGCAAATACATGTTGTTCCGCTGATA
This window harbors:
- the LOC121314510 gene encoding BAG family molecular chaperone regulator 1-like, whose translation is MAENAVTLTVAHGTTKHNIEVRGRESNEPLLNDLAEAIAQVTGVPLTSQKLIFKGKSLREMEQPLSSFGVKQGCKVMMIGKRNSPEEEAELRILKDLEKSVDQTSKKLEKVDGELTGLKNGFLAKHLQAEALNRLDQRVKVAAEQFMKILEQMDAMSLPENFSDCRMKKKALIKTVQACLAQCDKIEAGISDHLAKLQSKNLALCE